A genome region from Mercenaria mercenaria strain notata chromosome 11, MADL_Memer_1, whole genome shotgun sequence includes the following:
- the LOC123532899 gene encoding uncharacterized protein LOC123532899 isoform X2 translates to MALTKTSCETKNVFDENDIAFDIDIGFDETFVGRESDLQELNESWESNRIFGIFGLRSVGKSWFVREFLSRYIPKDTKQVHLNLKTLPDIGSLYTCLSASLEVKPVRLSVENEQWIRHLICEINNSMEKQFIFVFDDAEDYQESKGETTRNSFLSLCKGLAQDCKNVKVLITSTTEVQFSEFEVAYYRHEILPLKDADSRRLLKLVTTGIELGLYENAIVTLSEGLPLVILMIGSELTEDGGMLTPKDMVELLHTCRLKAMSREFYPPEDRIADIYKKFLDRLDLAFQHRLKVLEYIPGTFNHYQAKQILEIRGRYIKTFFTTMTNIARRLGTAEYLPALAEFTVEQPNLHKLLMEVQYTTQDNYQFFIEIATNCTGMIEHFMSGNGEIFYAECLKAADMYGQKEDKAAVNIAVGSLYTNTTGNLLGGQKHYQEALRILENQEKSLILATAYQRMGWNILLQGKNTEAIRYFEKSLAISLTSDERFQLIAVHSLSSMGVSLTFLGDFRRAEKYHLQSLRRRRMFQGENHPGMGACYNNIGEMYEMMGDSKEALEYYTKGLEVKKRCKASVLMTVISLCSVAKMNIAMEQFSEAHSLLDEGFKRLNEEKLPPKEAVACACDMKGIVFKHEGLLHNAEEMFRKAADIRNEIAPNNIPYFESLVHLADIYRMQGKVVSSIKFAEKVLELRENAVASMPHTCIIVDSLECIADIYSSKGDMQRQKETLKKLQSELLRLERVFLSQRNERDLKEIRRKLQTLNDELNSFTKNL, encoded by the exons ATGGCTTTAACGAAAACCAGTTGTGAAACAAAGAATGTTTTTGATGAAAATGACATTGCCTTCGATATAGACATTGGTTTTGATGAAACGTTTGTCGGAAGGGAAAGTGATCTGCAAGAATTGAATGAATCATGGGAGTCGAACAGAATATTTGGCATTTTTGGGCTTAGATCTGTGGGAAAGTCATGGTTTGTGAGGGAATTTTTGTCAAGATATATACCAAAGGATACTAAacaagttcatttaaatttaaaaacacttccTGACATAGGATCTTTATACACGTGCTTAAGCGCTTCCCTGGAAGTAAAACCTGTAAGGCTGTCGGTTGAGAATGAGCAATGGATTCGTCatttaatttgtgaaataaataatTCCAtggaaaaacaatttattttcgtttttgatGACGCTGAAGACTATCAAGAGTCAAAGGGCGAAACTACTAGAAACTCATTTTTGTCATTATGTAAAGGTCTAGCCCAAGACTGCAAAAATGTGAAGGTTTTGATAACATCTACAACAGAAGTGCAGTTCTCTGAGTTTGAAGTAGCGTATTACAGACACGAGATATTACCTTTGAAAGATGCAGACTCACGCAGACTATTGAAATTGGTGACTACTGGGATCGAACTCGGGCTTTATGAGAATGCTATTGTTACTTTAAGTGAAGGCTTACCACTTGTTATTTTGATGATTGGTTCAGAGCTTACAGAGGATGGGGGAATGTTAACTCCAAAGGATATGGTCGAACTTCTACATACTTGTAGGCTAAAGGCAATGAGCAGGGAGTTTTATCCTCCAGAAGACAGAATTG CTGACATCTACAAAAAGTTCTTAGACCGGCTGGACTTAGCTTTTCAGCATCGCCTCAAAGTACTAGAATACATACCAGGAACATTTAATCATTACCAGGCGAAGCAAATACTAG aaataagagGAAGATATATCAAAACGTTTTTTACTACGATGACCAACATTGCAAGGCGATTGGGCACGGCAGAATATTTACCTGCGCTGGCTGAATTTACAGTTGAGCAACCAAACTTACACAAACTGTTAATGGAGGTGCAATACACAACACAAGATAACTATCAATTCTTTATTGAGATTGCTACCAACTGCACAGGCATGATAGAACACTTTATGTCAG GTAATGGTGAAATATTTTACGCAGAATGTTTGAAGGCTGCAGACATGTATGGCCAGAAAGAAGATAAAGCTGCTGTCAACATTGCTGTCGGTAGTTTATATACAAATACAACA GGTAATTTACTCGGAGGGCAGAAACATTATCAGGAGGCATTACGGATCctagaaaatcaagaaaaatccCTTATCCTGGCGACAGCTTATCAAAGAATGGGTTGGAATATACTACTGCAAGGAAAGAACACGGAAGCTATTCG atattttgagaAGTCGTTGGCGATATCTTTGACATCAGACGAACGATTCCAACTAATTGCCGTACATTCCTTAAGCAGTATGGGTGTTTCCCTAACATTTTTAG gtGATTTCAGAAGAGCAGAAAAGTACCACCTTCAGTCTCTTAGACGACGGCGTATGTTTCAGGGTGAAAACCATCCTGGTATGGGTGCATGCTATAATAACATCGGCGAAATGTATGAAATGATGGGTGATTCAAAAGAAGCCCTGGAATACTATACAAAAGGACTTGAAGTGAAGAAAAGATGCAAAGCTTCAGTTTTAATGACTGTAATTTCCCTATGCAGTGTAGCTAAAATGAATATTGCTATGGAGCAGTTCAGCGAAGCTCATTCGCTTCTCGATGAAGGGTTCAAAAGGTTAAATGAAGAAAAACTCCCACCGAAAGAAGCTGTTGCATGTGCCTGTGACATGAAAGGGATTGTATTTAAGCACGAGGGACTACTTCATAACGCGGAAGAAATGTTTCGAAAGGCGGCAGATATAAGAAACGAGATTGCCCCCAACAACATACCTTACTTTGAAAGTTTGGTTCACTTAGCAGACATCTACAGAATGCAGGGAAAAGTGGTTTCTAGTATTAAATTTGCTGAAAAGGTTTTAGAATTAAGAGAAAATGCAGTGGCTTCTATGCCGCATACATGCATTATTGTTGATAGTCTAGAGTGTATTGCGGATATCTACAGTTCAAAGGGTGATATGCAGCGACAGAAAGAAACTCTAAAGAAATTGCAATCAGAACTACTTCGTTTGGAGCGTGTTTTTCTCTCCCAACGAAATGAAAGAGACTTAAAAGAGATAAGAAGGAAACTACAAACTTTGAACGATGAATTAAACAGTTTTACGAagaatttgtaa
- the LOC123532899 gene encoding uncharacterized protein LOC123532899 isoform X4 codes for MALTKTSCETKNVFDENDIAFDIDIGFDETFVGRESDLQELNESWESNRIFGIFGLRSVGKSWFVREFLSRYIPKDTKQVHLNLKTLPDIGSLYTCLSASLEVKPVRLSVENEQWIRHLICEINNSMEKQFIFVFDDAEDYQESKGETTRNSFLSLCKGLAQDCKNVKVLITSTTEVQFSEFEVAYYRHEILPLKDADSRRLLKLVTTGIELGLYENAIVTLSEGLPLVILMIGSELTEDGGMLTPKDMVELLHTCRLKAMSREFYPPEDRIADIYKKFLDRLDLAFQHRLKVLEYIPGTFNHYQAKQILGNGEIFYAECLKAADMYGQKEDKAAVNIAVGSLYTNTTGNLLGGQKHYQEALRILENQEKSLILATAYQRMGWNILLQGKNTEAIRYFEKSLAISLTSDERFQLIAVHSLSSMGVSLTFLGDFRRAEKYHLQSLRRRRMFQGENHPGMGACYNNIGEMYEMMGDSKEALEYYTKGLEVKKRCKASVLMTVISLCSVAKMNIAMEQFSEAHSLLDEGFKRLNEEKLPPKEAVACACDMKGIVFKHEGLLHNAEEMFRKAADIRNEIAPNNIPYFESLVHLADIYRMQGKVVSSIKFAEKVLELRENAVASMPHTCIIVDSLECIADIYSSKGDMQRQKETLKKLQSELLRLERVFLSQRNERDLKEIRRKLQTLNDELNSFTKNL; via the exons ATGGCTTTAACGAAAACCAGTTGTGAAACAAAGAATGTTTTTGATGAAAATGACATTGCCTTCGATATAGACATTGGTTTTGATGAAACGTTTGTCGGAAGGGAAAGTGATCTGCAAGAATTGAATGAATCATGGGAGTCGAACAGAATATTTGGCATTTTTGGGCTTAGATCTGTGGGAAAGTCATGGTTTGTGAGGGAATTTTTGTCAAGATATATACCAAAGGATACTAAacaagttcatttaaatttaaaaacacttccTGACATAGGATCTTTATACACGTGCTTAAGCGCTTCCCTGGAAGTAAAACCTGTAAGGCTGTCGGTTGAGAATGAGCAATGGATTCGTCatttaatttgtgaaataaataatTCCAtggaaaaacaatttattttcgtttttgatGACGCTGAAGACTATCAAGAGTCAAAGGGCGAAACTACTAGAAACTCATTTTTGTCATTATGTAAAGGTCTAGCCCAAGACTGCAAAAATGTGAAGGTTTTGATAACATCTACAACAGAAGTGCAGTTCTCTGAGTTTGAAGTAGCGTATTACAGACACGAGATATTACCTTTGAAAGATGCAGACTCACGCAGACTATTGAAATTGGTGACTACTGGGATCGAACTCGGGCTTTATGAGAATGCTATTGTTACTTTAAGTGAAGGCTTACCACTTGTTATTTTGATGATTGGTTCAGAGCTTACAGAGGATGGGGGAATGTTAACTCCAAAGGATATGGTCGAACTTCTACATACTTGTAGGCTAAAGGCAATGAGCAGGGAGTTTTATCCTCCAGAAGACAGAATTG CTGACATCTACAAAAAGTTCTTAGACCGGCTGGACTTAGCTTTTCAGCATCGCCTCAAAGTACTAGAATACATACCAGGAACATTTAATCATTACCAGGCGAAGCAAATACTAG GTAATGGTGAAATATTTTACGCAGAATGTTTGAAGGCTGCAGACATGTATGGCCAGAAAGAAGATAAAGCTGCTGTCAACATTGCTGTCGGTAGTTTATATACAAATACAACA GGTAATTTACTCGGAGGGCAGAAACATTATCAGGAGGCATTACGGATCctagaaaatcaagaaaaatccCTTATCCTGGCGACAGCTTATCAAAGAATGGGTTGGAATATACTACTGCAAGGAAAGAACACGGAAGCTATTCG atattttgagaAGTCGTTGGCGATATCTTTGACATCAGACGAACGATTCCAACTAATTGCCGTACATTCCTTAAGCAGTATGGGTGTTTCCCTAACATTTTTAG gtGATTTCAGAAGAGCAGAAAAGTACCACCTTCAGTCTCTTAGACGACGGCGTATGTTTCAGGGTGAAAACCATCCTGGTATGGGTGCATGCTATAATAACATCGGCGAAATGTATGAAATGATGGGTGATTCAAAAGAAGCCCTGGAATACTATACAAAAGGACTTGAAGTGAAGAAAAGATGCAAAGCTTCAGTTTTAATGACTGTAATTTCCCTATGCAGTGTAGCTAAAATGAATATTGCTATGGAGCAGTTCAGCGAAGCTCATTCGCTTCTCGATGAAGGGTTCAAAAGGTTAAATGAAGAAAAACTCCCACCGAAAGAAGCTGTTGCATGTGCCTGTGACATGAAAGGGATTGTATTTAAGCACGAGGGACTACTTCATAACGCGGAAGAAATGTTTCGAAAGGCGGCAGATATAAGAAACGAGATTGCCCCCAACAACATACCTTACTTTGAAAGTTTGGTTCACTTAGCAGACATCTACAGAATGCAGGGAAAAGTGGTTTCTAGTATTAAATTTGCTGAAAAGGTTTTAGAATTAAGAGAAAATGCAGTGGCTTCTATGCCGCATACATGCATTATTGTTGATAGTCTAGAGTGTATTGCGGATATCTACAGTTCAAAGGGTGATATGCAGCGACAGAAAGAAACTCTAAAGAAATTGCAATCAGAACTACTTCGTTTGGAGCGTGTTTTTCTCTCCCAACGAAATGAAAGAGACTTAAAAGAGATAAGAAGGAAACTACAAACTTTGAACGATGAATTAAACAGTTTTACGAagaatttgtaa
- the LOC123532899 gene encoding uncharacterized protein LOC123532899 isoform X3, whose protein sequence is MALTKTSCETKNVFDENDIAFDIDIGFDETFVGRESDLQELNESWESNRIFGIFGLRSVGKSWFVREFLSRYIPKDTKQVHLNLKTLPDIGSLYTCLSASLEVKPVRLSVENEQWIRHLICEINNSMEKQFIFVFDDAEDYQESKGETTRNSFLSLCKGLAQDCKNVKVLITSTTEVQFSEFEVAYYRHEILPLKDADSRRLLKLVTTGIELGLYENAIVTLSEGLPLVILMIGSELTEDGGMLTPKDMVELLHTCRLKAMSREFYPPEDRIADIYKKFLDRLDLAFQHRLKVLEYIPGTFNHYQAKQILADRLANTKTLMPLHKRHMLNFDHYSRRFSIQGILRECLKAFNTLKNIPGNGEIFYAECLKAADMYGQKEDKAAVNIAVGSLYTNTTGNLLGGQKHYQEALRILENQEKSLILATAYQRMGWNILLQGKNTEAIRYFEKSLAISLTSDERFQLIAVHSLSSMGVSLTFLGDFRRAEKYHLQSLRRRRMFQGENHPGMGACYNNIGEMYEMMGDSKEALEYYTKGLEVKKRCKASVLMTVISLCSVAKMNIAMEQFSEAHSLLDEGFKRLNEEKLPPKEAVACACDMKGIVFKHEGLLHNAEEMFRKAADIRNEIAPNNIPYFESLVHLADIYRMQGKVVSSIKFAEKVLELRENAVASMPHTCIIVDSLECIADIYSSKGDMQRQKETLKKLQSELLRLERVFLSQRNERDLKEIRRKLQTLNDELNSFTKNL, encoded by the exons ATGGCTTTAACGAAAACCAGTTGTGAAACAAAGAATGTTTTTGATGAAAATGACATTGCCTTCGATATAGACATTGGTTTTGATGAAACGTTTGTCGGAAGGGAAAGTGATCTGCAAGAATTGAATGAATCATGGGAGTCGAACAGAATATTTGGCATTTTTGGGCTTAGATCTGTGGGAAAGTCATGGTTTGTGAGGGAATTTTTGTCAAGATATATACCAAAGGATACTAAacaagttcatttaaatttaaaaacacttccTGACATAGGATCTTTATACACGTGCTTAAGCGCTTCCCTGGAAGTAAAACCTGTAAGGCTGTCGGTTGAGAATGAGCAATGGATTCGTCatttaatttgtgaaataaataatTCCAtggaaaaacaatttattttcgtttttgatGACGCTGAAGACTATCAAGAGTCAAAGGGCGAAACTACTAGAAACTCATTTTTGTCATTATGTAAAGGTCTAGCCCAAGACTGCAAAAATGTGAAGGTTTTGATAACATCTACAACAGAAGTGCAGTTCTCTGAGTTTGAAGTAGCGTATTACAGACACGAGATATTACCTTTGAAAGATGCAGACTCACGCAGACTATTGAAATTGGTGACTACTGGGATCGAACTCGGGCTTTATGAGAATGCTATTGTTACTTTAAGTGAAGGCTTACCACTTGTTATTTTGATGATTGGTTCAGAGCTTACAGAGGATGGGGGAATGTTAACTCCAAAGGATATGGTCGAACTTCTACATACTTGTAGGCTAAAGGCAATGAGCAGGGAGTTTTATCCTCCAGAAGACAGAATTG CTGACATCTACAAAAAGTTCTTAGACCGGCTGGACTTAGCTTTTCAGCATCGCCTCAAAGTACTAGAATACATACCAGGAACATTTAATCATTACCAGGCGAAGCAAATACTAG CTGATAGACTGGCTAACACGAAGACGTTAATGCCATTGCACAAAAGGCATATGTTGAATTTTGACCATTATTCGAGAAGATTCAGCATACAGGGAATTTTACGAGAGTGTTTAAAAGCTTTTAATACACTCAAAAATATTCCAG GTAATGGTGAAATATTTTACGCAGAATGTTTGAAGGCTGCAGACATGTATGGCCAGAAAGAAGATAAAGCTGCTGTCAACATTGCTGTCGGTAGTTTATATACAAATACAACA GGTAATTTACTCGGAGGGCAGAAACATTATCAGGAGGCATTACGGATCctagaaaatcaagaaaaatccCTTATCCTGGCGACAGCTTATCAAAGAATGGGTTGGAATATACTACTGCAAGGAAAGAACACGGAAGCTATTCG atattttgagaAGTCGTTGGCGATATCTTTGACATCAGACGAACGATTCCAACTAATTGCCGTACATTCCTTAAGCAGTATGGGTGTTTCCCTAACATTTTTAG gtGATTTCAGAAGAGCAGAAAAGTACCACCTTCAGTCTCTTAGACGACGGCGTATGTTTCAGGGTGAAAACCATCCTGGTATGGGTGCATGCTATAATAACATCGGCGAAATGTATGAAATGATGGGTGATTCAAAAGAAGCCCTGGAATACTATACAAAAGGACTTGAAGTGAAGAAAAGATGCAAAGCTTCAGTTTTAATGACTGTAATTTCCCTATGCAGTGTAGCTAAAATGAATATTGCTATGGAGCAGTTCAGCGAAGCTCATTCGCTTCTCGATGAAGGGTTCAAAAGGTTAAATGAAGAAAAACTCCCACCGAAAGAAGCTGTTGCATGTGCCTGTGACATGAAAGGGATTGTATTTAAGCACGAGGGACTACTTCATAACGCGGAAGAAATGTTTCGAAAGGCGGCAGATATAAGAAACGAGATTGCCCCCAACAACATACCTTACTTTGAAAGTTTGGTTCACTTAGCAGACATCTACAGAATGCAGGGAAAAGTGGTTTCTAGTATTAAATTTGCTGAAAAGGTTTTAGAATTAAGAGAAAATGCAGTGGCTTCTATGCCGCATACATGCATTATTGTTGATAGTCTAGAGTGTATTGCGGATATCTACAGTTCAAAGGGTGATATGCAGCGACAGAAAGAAACTCTAAAGAAATTGCAATCAGAACTACTTCGTTTGGAGCGTGTTTTTCTCTCCCAACGAAATGAAAGAGACTTAAAAGAGATAAGAAGGAAACTACAAACTTTGAACGATGAATTAAACAGTTTTACGAagaatttgtaa
- the LOC123532899 gene encoding uncharacterized protein LOC123532899 isoform X1, protein MALTKTSCETKNVFDENDIAFDIDIGFDETFVGRESDLQELNESWESNRIFGIFGLRSVGKSWFVREFLSRYIPKDTKQVHLNLKTLPDIGSLYTCLSASLEVKPVRLSVENEQWIRHLICEINNSMEKQFIFVFDDAEDYQESKGETTRNSFLSLCKGLAQDCKNVKVLITSTTEVQFSEFEVAYYRHEILPLKDADSRRLLKLVTTGIELGLYENAIVTLSEGLPLVILMIGSELTEDGGMLTPKDMVELLHTCRLKAMSREFYPPEDRIADIYKKFLDRLDLAFQHRLKVLEYIPGTFNHYQAKQILADRLANTKTLMPLHKRHMLNFDHYSRRFSIQGILRECLKAFNTLKNIPEIRGRYIKTFFTTMTNIARRLGTAEYLPALAEFTVEQPNLHKLLMEVQYTTQDNYQFFIEIATNCTGMIEHFMSGNGEIFYAECLKAADMYGQKEDKAAVNIAVGSLYTNTTGNLLGGQKHYQEALRILENQEKSLILATAYQRMGWNILLQGKNTEAIRYFEKSLAISLTSDERFQLIAVHSLSSMGVSLTFLGDFRRAEKYHLQSLRRRRMFQGENHPGMGACYNNIGEMYEMMGDSKEALEYYTKGLEVKKRCKASVLMTVISLCSVAKMNIAMEQFSEAHSLLDEGFKRLNEEKLPPKEAVACACDMKGIVFKHEGLLHNAEEMFRKAADIRNEIAPNNIPYFESLVHLADIYRMQGKVVSSIKFAEKVLELRENAVASMPHTCIIVDSLECIADIYSSKGDMQRQKETLKKLQSELLRLERVFLSQRNERDLKEIRRKLQTLNDELNSFTKNL, encoded by the exons ATGGCTTTAACGAAAACCAGTTGTGAAACAAAGAATGTTTTTGATGAAAATGACATTGCCTTCGATATAGACATTGGTTTTGATGAAACGTTTGTCGGAAGGGAAAGTGATCTGCAAGAATTGAATGAATCATGGGAGTCGAACAGAATATTTGGCATTTTTGGGCTTAGATCTGTGGGAAAGTCATGGTTTGTGAGGGAATTTTTGTCAAGATATATACCAAAGGATACTAAacaagttcatttaaatttaaaaacacttccTGACATAGGATCTTTATACACGTGCTTAAGCGCTTCCCTGGAAGTAAAACCTGTAAGGCTGTCGGTTGAGAATGAGCAATGGATTCGTCatttaatttgtgaaataaataatTCCAtggaaaaacaatttattttcgtttttgatGACGCTGAAGACTATCAAGAGTCAAAGGGCGAAACTACTAGAAACTCATTTTTGTCATTATGTAAAGGTCTAGCCCAAGACTGCAAAAATGTGAAGGTTTTGATAACATCTACAACAGAAGTGCAGTTCTCTGAGTTTGAAGTAGCGTATTACAGACACGAGATATTACCTTTGAAAGATGCAGACTCACGCAGACTATTGAAATTGGTGACTACTGGGATCGAACTCGGGCTTTATGAGAATGCTATTGTTACTTTAAGTGAAGGCTTACCACTTGTTATTTTGATGATTGGTTCAGAGCTTACAGAGGATGGGGGAATGTTAACTCCAAAGGATATGGTCGAACTTCTACATACTTGTAGGCTAAAGGCAATGAGCAGGGAGTTTTATCCTCCAGAAGACAGAATTG CTGACATCTACAAAAAGTTCTTAGACCGGCTGGACTTAGCTTTTCAGCATCGCCTCAAAGTACTAGAATACATACCAGGAACATTTAATCATTACCAGGCGAAGCAAATACTAG CTGATAGACTGGCTAACACGAAGACGTTAATGCCATTGCACAAAAGGCATATGTTGAATTTTGACCATTATTCGAGAAGATTCAGCATACAGGGAATTTTACGAGAGTGTTTAAAAGCTTTTAATACACTCAAAAATATTCCAG aaataagagGAAGATATATCAAAACGTTTTTTACTACGATGACCAACATTGCAAGGCGATTGGGCACGGCAGAATATTTACCTGCGCTGGCTGAATTTACAGTTGAGCAACCAAACTTACACAAACTGTTAATGGAGGTGCAATACACAACACAAGATAACTATCAATTCTTTATTGAGATTGCTACCAACTGCACAGGCATGATAGAACACTTTATGTCAG GTAATGGTGAAATATTTTACGCAGAATGTTTGAAGGCTGCAGACATGTATGGCCAGAAAGAAGATAAAGCTGCTGTCAACATTGCTGTCGGTAGTTTATATACAAATACAACA GGTAATTTACTCGGAGGGCAGAAACATTATCAGGAGGCATTACGGATCctagaaaatcaagaaaaatccCTTATCCTGGCGACAGCTTATCAAAGAATGGGTTGGAATATACTACTGCAAGGAAAGAACACGGAAGCTATTCG atattttgagaAGTCGTTGGCGATATCTTTGACATCAGACGAACGATTCCAACTAATTGCCGTACATTCCTTAAGCAGTATGGGTGTTTCCCTAACATTTTTAG gtGATTTCAGAAGAGCAGAAAAGTACCACCTTCAGTCTCTTAGACGACGGCGTATGTTTCAGGGTGAAAACCATCCTGGTATGGGTGCATGCTATAATAACATCGGCGAAATGTATGAAATGATGGGTGATTCAAAAGAAGCCCTGGAATACTATACAAAAGGACTTGAAGTGAAGAAAAGATGCAAAGCTTCAGTTTTAATGACTGTAATTTCCCTATGCAGTGTAGCTAAAATGAATATTGCTATGGAGCAGTTCAGCGAAGCTCATTCGCTTCTCGATGAAGGGTTCAAAAGGTTAAATGAAGAAAAACTCCCACCGAAAGAAGCTGTTGCATGTGCCTGTGACATGAAAGGGATTGTATTTAAGCACGAGGGACTACTTCATAACGCGGAAGAAATGTTTCGAAAGGCGGCAGATATAAGAAACGAGATTGCCCCCAACAACATACCTTACTTTGAAAGTTTGGTTCACTTAGCAGACATCTACAGAATGCAGGGAAAAGTGGTTTCTAGTATTAAATTTGCTGAAAAGGTTTTAGAATTAAGAGAAAATGCAGTGGCTTCTATGCCGCATACATGCATTATTGTTGATAGTCTAGAGTGTATTGCGGATATCTACAGTTCAAAGGGTGATATGCAGCGACAGAAAGAAACTCTAAAGAAATTGCAATCAGAACTACTTCGTTTGGAGCGTGTTTTTCTCTCCCAACGAAATGAAAGAGACTTAAAAGAGATAAGAAGGAAACTACAAACTTTGAACGATGAATTAAACAGTTTTACGAagaatttgtaa